The Mucilaginibacter yixingensis genome window below encodes:
- a CDS encoding aldo/keto reductase → MAIPFNKTFTIGKDLTVNRLGYGAMRITGKGIWGPPEDKNEAIRVLKRAVELGVNFIDTADSYGPNVSEELIAEALHPYPADLVIATKGGLVRPGPDNWQPDGSPQHLQKVLEGSLKRLKTEQIDLYQLHRIDPKVPAEESFEFLRKVQEEGKIKHIGLSEVTVAEIKHAQEFFDVVSVQNMYSVDNRKWETVLDYTQEQKIAFIPWFPLNAGNVAVQEKLQEVANKHEGTTVQQIALSWLLHRADNILLIPGTSKVAHLEENMKAENITLTTDDLELLNTVAEAATD, encoded by the coding sequence ATGGCAATTCCATTTAATAAAACTTTTACCATTGGTAAAGATTTAACCGTAAACCGCTTGGGTTACGGCGCCATGCGCATTACCGGCAAGGGCATCTGGGGGCCGCCGGAAGATAAAAACGAAGCCATCCGCGTACTAAAACGTGCGGTTGAGTTGGGTGTAAACTTTATAGATACGGCCGACAGCTATGGCCCCAACGTATCTGAAGAACTGATTGCCGAGGCCCTGCACCCCTACCCGGCCGACCTGGTAATTGCCACCAAAGGTGGCTTAGTGCGCCCGGGGCCAGACAATTGGCAGCCCGACGGTAGTCCGCAGCATTTGCAGAAAGTATTGGAAGGCAGCCTGAAGCGTTTGAAAACTGAACAGATTGATCTTTATCAACTGCACCGCATAGACCCCAAAGTACCGGCTGAGGAAAGCTTTGAGTTTTTAAGAAAGGTGCAGGAAGAAGGCAAAATCAAGCACATAGGTTTATCTGAAGTTACCGTTGCCGAAATAAAGCACGCACAGGAGTTTTTTGATGTGGTATCTGTACAGAACATGTACAGCGTAGATAACCGTAAATGGGAAACCGTGTTAGATTATACCCAAGAGCAAAAGATAGCCTTCATCCCCTGGTTTCCGCTCAATGCCGGCAACGTGGCCGTACAAGAGAAACTACAAGAAGTAGCCAACAAACATGAAGGTACCACAGTGCAACAGATAGCATTAAGCTGGTTACTGCACCGCGCAGATAACATTTTACTCATCCCAGGCACATCAAAAGTAGCCCACCTGGAAGAAAATATGAAAGCGGAGAATATTACCCTTACAACAGACGATCTTGAACTATTAAATACTGTGGCCGAAGCAGCCACAGACTAA
- a CDS encoding c-type cytochrome, whose amino-acid sequence MKKFTKWLLMLVLVVAVVAGGAVAYVTTALPNVGPPENIKITYTPERIARGKYLANHVTVCADCHSSHDTTRFGLPIDTNRIGVGGMVFNGAVGVPGEIHVPNITPYNLKNWTDGELFRAITCGVKKDGSAIFPIMPWPYYGKMDREDIYSIIAYIRSLKPQEANYPERKLDFPLNVIVHTIPQKAELGKLPAESDTLKYGAYLVNASGCMECHSQDNKGKLLPGLEFAGGRKFGLNGGFVRSANITPDKETGIGAWTKENFLAQFSKYSDPSYQPSTVDPGQFQTVMPWQFYAKMKKSDLEAVYAYLRTIKPVHNEVIKFDSK is encoded by the coding sequence ATGAAAAAGTTTACCAAATGGCTGCTGATGCTTGTATTGGTAGTTGCAGTAGTTGCCGGTGGCGCTGTTGCCTATGTTACAACCGCACTGCCCAATGTCGGTCCGCCGGAAAACATTAAAATTACCTACACCCCAGAGCGCATTGCGCGCGGCAAGTATCTGGCCAACCATGTAACCGTTTGTGCCGATTGCCACTCAAGCCACGACACCACGCGTTTCGGCCTGCCGATTGATACCAACAGAATTGGGGTGGGCGGTATGGTTTTTAATGGCGCGGTGGGAGTTCCAGGTGAGATACATGTGCCTAACATTACCCCTTATAATTTAAAAAATTGGACTGACGGCGAATTGTTTCGTGCCATTACATGCGGTGTAAAGAAAGACGGTTCGGCTATATTTCCTATTATGCCATGGCCATATTATGGCAAAATGGATAGAGAGGATATTTATTCCATCATCGCCTACATCCGGTCGCTCAAACCGCAGGAGGCTAACTATCCTGAAAGGAAACTGGACTTTCCGCTCAATGTTATCGTGCACACCATACCGCAAAAAGCAGAGTTAGGTAAACTGCCTGCAGAAAGCGACACGTTGAAATACGGCGCCTACCTGGTTAATGCTTCCGGTTGCATGGAATGTCACAGTCAGGATAATAAAGGCAAATTATTACCCGGACTGGAATTTGCCGGCGGTCGCAAATTTGGTCTGAACGGCGGCTTTGTGCGCTCTGCCAATATTACGCCCGATAAAGAGACCGGTATAGGCGCCTGGACGAAAGAAAACTTCCTGGCGCAATTCTCTAAATACAGCGACCCAAGCTACCAGCCATCTACAGTAGATCCGGGTCAGTTCCAAACCGTTATGCCGTGGCAGTTCTATGCTAAAATGAAGAAAAGCGATCTGGAAGCCGTGTATGCCTACCTGCGTACGATAAAGCCGGTGCACAATGAGGTGATTAAGTTTGATAGCAAATGA